In Kryptolebias marmoratus isolate JLee-2015 linkage group LG4, ASM164957v2, whole genome shotgun sequence, the following proteins share a genomic window:
- the LOC108231660 gene encoding synaptotagmin-2 isoform X1 yields the protein MKFNLFKKPQAVAAAEPTSATTVTMAPTSPSMSTSAPDTSGSNNTEISKNDMFEEIKSKFLNEIDKIPLPPWALIAIAVVAALLVLTCCFCIIKKCCCKKKKNKKGKKGKDGFNMKNMQGGEKQQDDDDDDEGETGMTEEEKEEEEKEQEKLGKLQYSIDYDFENTKLTVGILQAADLMSMDSGGTSDPYVRVLLHPDKKKKFDTKVHKKTLNPVFNETFVFKVPYEELGGKTLMMSVYDYDRFSKHDVIGEVKLPMNTIDLGRPIEEWRDLESADQEEPEKLGDICISLRYVPTAGKLTVCILEAKNLKKMDACGLSDPYVKIQLLQGGKRLKKKKTTVKKNTLNPYYNESFSFEIPLEQMQKILVVVTVFDYDKIGKNDAIGKIFVGSKATGLGLKHWSDMLSNPRRPIAQWHALQPEEDIDGQLAALNAKK from the exons ATGAAGTTCAACTTGTTCAAAAAGCCTCAGGCTGTTGCGGCTGCTGAGCCCACCAGTGCCACCACTGTGACCATGGCTCCCACCTCCCCTTCGATGTCCACCTCTGCCCCGGACACTTCAGGCTCCAACAACACAGAGATCAGCAAGAATGACATGTTTGAGGAGATCAAAAGCAAATTCTTGAATGAAATCGATAAGATCCCTC TTCCTCCATGGGCTTTGATTGCTATTGCTGTGGTGGCTGCGTTGCTCGTCCTCACGTGCTGCTTCTGCATTATCAAAAAGTGCTGctgcaagaaaaagaagaacaaaaaaggaaagaagggCAAGGATGGCTTCAACATGAAGAACATGCAGGGAGGCGAG AAACaacaggatgatgatgatgatgatgaaggagaGACTGGAATgacagaagaggagaaagaggaggaggagaaagaacaagaaaaactgGGGAAGCTGCAATACTCTATAGATTATGACTTTGAGAACACTAAG CTGACGGTCGGCATCCTCCAAGCCGCAGACCTCATGTCCATGGACTCGGGTGGAACCTCTGATCCTTACGTCAGAGTCCTGCTGCACCCtgacaagaaaaagaagtttgaCACCAAAGTTCACAAGAAAACGCTGAACCCTGTCTTCAATGAGACGTTCGTTTTCAAG GTGCCCTACGAGGAGCTGGGGGGGAAAACGTTGATGATGTCTGTGTATGACTATGACCGATTCTCCAAACACGACGTCATCGGAGAAGTGAAGCTGCCCATGAACACCATTGACCTTGGACGTCCCATCGAAGAATGGCGGGACCTGGAAAGCGCCGACCAAGAGGAG ccTGAGAAACTCGGAGACATCTGCATCTCTCTGCGTTACGTCCCCACTGCTGGAAAACTCACTGTCTGCATCCTGGAGGCAAAGAATCTAAAGAAGATGGATGCCTGTGGCTTATCTg ATCCGTATGTGAAGatccagctgctgcagggagGAAAGCGtctgaagaaaaagaagacaactgTGAAGAAGAACACGCTCAACCCATATTACAATGAATCATTCAGCTTTGAAATCCCACTGGAACAGATGCAG AAAATCTTGGTGGTCGTCACAGTGTTTGATTATGACAAGATAGGTAAGAACGACGCCATCGGGAAGATCTTTGTTGGCAGCAAGGCCACTGGTTTAGGTTTAAAGCACTGGTCAGACATGCTGTCTAATCCCCGTCGCCCCATCGCCCAGTGGCACGCGTTGCAGCCAGAGGAGGATATTGACGGTCAGCTCGCAGCcttgaatgcaaaaaaataa
- the LOC108231660 gene encoding synaptotagmin-2 isoform X2: protein MKFNLFKKPQAVAAAEPTSATTVTMAPTSPSMSTSAPDTSGSNNTEISKNDMFEEIKSKFLNEIDKIPLPPWALIAIAVVAALLVLTCCFCIIKKCCCKKKKNKKGKKGKDGFNMKNMQGGEDDDDDDEGETGMTEEEKEEEEKEQEKLGKLQYSIDYDFENTKLTVGILQAADLMSMDSGGTSDPYVRVLLHPDKKKKFDTKVHKKTLNPVFNETFVFKVPYEELGGKTLMMSVYDYDRFSKHDVIGEVKLPMNTIDLGRPIEEWRDLESADQEEPEKLGDICISLRYVPTAGKLTVCILEAKNLKKMDACGLSDPYVKIQLLQGGKRLKKKKTTVKKNTLNPYYNESFSFEIPLEQMQKILVVVTVFDYDKIGKNDAIGKIFVGSKATGLGLKHWSDMLSNPRRPIAQWHALQPEEDIDGQLAALNAKK, encoded by the exons ATGAAGTTCAACTTGTTCAAAAAGCCTCAGGCTGTTGCGGCTGCTGAGCCCACCAGTGCCACCACTGTGACCATGGCTCCCACCTCCCCTTCGATGTCCACCTCTGCCCCGGACACTTCAGGCTCCAACAACACAGAGATCAGCAAGAATGACATGTTTGAGGAGATCAAAAGCAAATTCTTGAATGAAATCGATAAGATCCCTC TTCCTCCATGGGCTTTGATTGCTATTGCTGTGGTGGCTGCGTTGCTCGTCCTCACGTGCTGCTTCTGCATTATCAAAAAGTGCTGctgcaagaaaaagaagaacaaaaaaggaaagaagggCAAGGATGGCTTCAACATGAAGAACATGCAGGGAGGCGAG gatgatgatgatgatgatgaaggagaGACTGGAATgacagaagaggagaaagaggaggaggagaaagaacaagaaaaactgGGGAAGCTGCAATACTCTATAGATTATGACTTTGAGAACACTAAG CTGACGGTCGGCATCCTCCAAGCCGCAGACCTCATGTCCATGGACTCGGGTGGAACCTCTGATCCTTACGTCAGAGTCCTGCTGCACCCtgacaagaaaaagaagtttgaCACCAAAGTTCACAAGAAAACGCTGAACCCTGTCTTCAATGAGACGTTCGTTTTCAAG GTGCCCTACGAGGAGCTGGGGGGGAAAACGTTGATGATGTCTGTGTATGACTATGACCGATTCTCCAAACACGACGTCATCGGAGAAGTGAAGCTGCCCATGAACACCATTGACCTTGGACGTCCCATCGAAGAATGGCGGGACCTGGAAAGCGCCGACCAAGAGGAG ccTGAGAAACTCGGAGACATCTGCATCTCTCTGCGTTACGTCCCCACTGCTGGAAAACTCACTGTCTGCATCCTGGAGGCAAAGAATCTAAAGAAGATGGATGCCTGTGGCTTATCTg ATCCGTATGTGAAGatccagctgctgcagggagGAAAGCGtctgaagaaaaagaagacaactgTGAAGAAGAACACGCTCAACCCATATTACAATGAATCATTCAGCTTTGAAATCCCACTGGAACAGATGCAG AAAATCTTGGTGGTCGTCACAGTGTTTGATTATGACAAGATAGGTAAGAACGACGCCATCGGGAAGATCTTTGTTGGCAGCAAGGCCACTGGTTTAGGTTTAAAGCACTGGTCAGACATGCTGTCTAATCCCCGTCGCCCCATCGCCCAGTGGCACGCGTTGCAGCCAGAGGAGGATATTGACGGTCAGCTCGCAGCcttgaatgcaaaaaaataa